A stretch of the Aegilops tauschii subsp. strangulata cultivar AL8/78 chromosome 4, Aet v6.0, whole genome shotgun sequence genome encodes the following:
- the LOC109754438 gene encoding alanine--glyoxylate aminotransferase 2 homolog 3, mitochondrial — protein MLGARRSFSRLAAAVRTPVEVPRMPAFDHVPLPYDGPSAVEIARKRAEYLSPSLFHFYSKPLNIVEGKKQYLYDEHGRRYLDAFAGIATVCCGHTHPDIIDAITAQANRLQHSTVLYLNHAIADFAEALAAKMPGDLKVVFFTNSGTEANELAIMMARLYTGSHDIISLRNSYHGNASGTMGATAQKNWKFNVVQSGVHHAVNPDPYRGAFGSDGEKYARDVKEIIEFGTTGHVAGFISEAIQGVGGIVEVAPGYLPLAYDAVRKAGGLCIADEVQAGFARVGSHFWGFETHGVIPDIVTMAKGIGNGIPLGAVVTTPEIAQVLTRRSYFNTFGGNPLCTAGGLAVLKVLDRERLQENAFIVGAYLKDRLRGLQEKHQIIGDVRGTGFMLGVELVTDRQLKTPAKDEICQAMEHMKDMGVLVGKGGFYGNVFRITPPLCFTKEDADFFVDVMDIALSKL, from the exons ATGCTGGGGGCTAGGAGATCGTTCTCTAGGCTCGCCGCGGCGGTTAGGACGCCGGTGGAGGTGCCGAGAATGCCGGCGTTCGACCACGTGCCGCTGCCCTACGACGGGCCGAGCGCCGTCGAGATCGCCAGGAAGCGCGCCGAGTACCTCAGCCCCTCCCTGTTCCATTTCTACTCCAAGCCC CTCAACATTGTGGAGGGGAAGAAACAGTACCTGTACGACGAGCACGGGCGGCGCTACCTGGACGCGTTCGCCGGCATCGCCACCGTGTGCTGCGGCCACACCCACCCCGACATCATCGACGCCATCACCGCGCAGGCCAACCGCCTGCAGCACTCCACCGTGCTCTACCTCAACCACGCCATCGCAGACTTCGCCGAGGCGCTGGCCGCCAAGATGCCCGGCGATCTCAAG GTCGTCTTCTTCACCAACTCCGGCACGGAGGCCAACGAGCTGGCCATCATGATGGCGCGGCTGTACACCGGCTCCCACGATATCATATCTCTCCGGAACTCCTACCACGGCAACGCCTCCGGCACCATGGGTGCCACCGCACAGAAGAACTGGAAGTTCAATGTTGTTCAG AGTGGCGTGCACCATGCCGTCAACCCGGACCCCTACAGAGGCGCCTTCGGCTCGGACGGCGAGAAGTACGCGCGGGACGTCAAGGAGATCATCGAGTTCGGCACCACCGGCCACGTCGCCGGCTTCATATCCGAAGCTATCCAG GGTGTTGGTGGGATCGTGGAGGTGGCGCCTGGCTACCTGCCCCTGGCGTACGACGCTGTGAGGAAGGCCGGCGGCCTCTGCATCGCCGACGAGGTCCAGGCGGGCTTCGCGCGCGTCGGTAGCCACTTCTGGGGGTTCGAGACCCATGGCGTGATCCCTGACATTGTCACCATGGCAAAG GGCATCGGCAACGGCATCCCTCTGGGCGCCGTGGTGACGACGCCGGAGATCGCGCAGGTCCTGACCAGGCGGTCCTACTTCAACACGTTCGGCGGCAACCCGCTGTGCACCGCCGGTGGGCTCGCCGTCCTCAAGGTGCTCGACAGGGAGAGGCTCCAGGAGAACGCCTTCATCGTCGGCGCCTACCTCAAAGACCGCCTCCGCGGCCTCCAGGAGAAGCACCAAA TCATCGGCGACGTGAGGGGAACAGGCTTCATGCTTGGCGTGGAGCTTGTGACCGACCGGCAGCTCAAGACCCCGGCCAAAGACGAGATTTGCCAGGCCATGGAGCACATGAAAG ATATGGGCGTTTTGGTCGGAAAGGGGGGCTTTTACGGCAACGTGTTCAGAATCACTCCCCCTCTGTGCTTCACCAAGGAAGACGCTG ATTTCTTCGTCGATGTGATGGACATAGCGCTGTCAAAGCTCTGA